In Methanonatronarchaeum thermophilum, a genomic segment contains:
- a CDS encoding cysteine hydrolase family protein, whose amino-acid sequence MILYVLFCIMRAVLVIDMLKDFILEGAPLEVEQARDLVSDINNLLDEARSQGDMIIFVCDRHREEDPEFDVFPEHCVKNTEGSEVLDELDKREEDIVVPKRRFSAFFGTDLDLTLRENHVNDLVVTGILTNICVLYTVADAVQRGYSVTVCSDLVASPDQEAHEFSLQQMSEVLGAEVTEC is encoded by the coding sequence ATGATTCTTTATGTATTATTTTGTATTATGAGGGCAGTTTTAGTTATCGATATGCTTAAAGATTTCATTTTAGAGGGAGCTCCACTTGAAGTTGAACAAGCCAGGGACCTTGTTAGTGATATAAACAACCTATTGGACGAGGCTCGTTCTCAAGGAGACATGATTATATTTGTATGTGATAGGCATCGGGAGGAGGATCCGGAGTTCGATGTCTTTCCAGAACATTGCGTTAAAAATACTGAGGGTTCTGAAGTTCTCGATGAACTTGATAAACGTGAAGAAGACATTGTAGTGCCTAAAAGAAGGTTTTCAGCCTTTTTTGGAACAGACCTCGACCTCACTCTAAGAGAAAACCATGTAAATGATCTTGTTGTGACCGGTATTCTCACTAATATCTGTGTGTTGTATACGGTAGCTGATGCGGTTCAGAGAGGATATTCTGTTACTGTTTGTTCGGATCTTGTTGCCTCACCGGATCAAGAGGCGCATGAGTTTTCTCTTCAACAGATGTCTGAGGTCCTTGGGGCAGAGGTGACTGAGTGTTGA
- a CDS encoding DUF4870 domain-containing protein, with protein MEETSIGLDENIAGALAYLFGFLTGIILLVMEKDNRFVRFHAAQSTVVFGAILVLFILLSVVSTVLGLIGLGIITFILWLLGIVVWLLAILLWLYLMFTAYKGNKTEIPGAAGLAEKLL; from the coding sequence ATGGAAGAAACTAGTATTGGTTTGGATGAAAACATTGCAGGAGCTTTGGCCTACTTATTTGGTTTTCTTACGGGGATAATTTTGTTGGTGATGGAGAAGGACAATAGGTTTGTCAGGTTTCATGCAGCTCAATCTACTGTAGTTTTCGGAGCTATCTTAGTTTTATTTATCTTGCTTAGTGTTGTGTCGACGGTGTTAGGGCTTATTGGCCTAGGCATTATAACCTTTATATTGTGGTTGTTAGGCATTGTGGTATGGCTATTAGCGATTTTATTATGGCTGTATTTGATGTTTACAGCGTATAAGGGTAATAAAACAGAGATACCTGGTGCCGCAGGACTTGCAGAAAAACTGCTCTGA
- a CDS encoding DUF2284 domain-containing protein codes for MKKKEITKILHEKGYNNYKWINPKEIEVREWVRIKCRNCPNYGTAAHCPPHTPTTKTTKKFLNEYNKAILLHIPKKLENPKNHSKWTNKINQQLIEIENTLFLKNYYKAYTLFIGPCKQCKQCTANPKTCRHPKKARPTPEAMGIDVYQTIQKTNYPIKTLTNYNQTINQYTFILIE; via the coding sequence TTGAAAAAAAAAGAAATAACAAAAATACTCCACGAAAAAGGCTACAACAACTACAAATGGATCAACCCAAAAGAAATCGAAGTCCGCGAATGGGTCCGAATAAAATGCCGAAACTGTCCAAACTACGGAACAGCAGCACACTGCCCACCACACACCCCAACAACAAAAACAACAAAAAAATTCCTTAACGAATACAACAAAGCAATACTACTCCACATACCAAAAAAACTAGAAAACCCCAAAAACCACTCAAAATGGACAAACAAAATCAACCAACAACTAATAGAAATAGAAAACACACTATTCCTAAAAAACTACTACAAAGCATACACACTATTCATAGGACCATGCAAACAATGCAAACAATGCACAGCAAACCCAAAAACCTGCAGACACCCCAAAAAAGCCAGACCAACACCAGAAGCAATGGGAATAGACGTCTACCAAACAATACAAAAAACAAACTACCCAATAAAAACACTAACAAACTACAACCAAACAATAAACCAATACACATTCATACTAATAGAATAA
- a CDS encoding helix-turn-helix domain-containing protein — protein MCEENKNHIGCCEEPLTENIKKLRKIAKALHCKKRWEIIWIIGTGTATTSQIKQQLQKQQEITQSSLYYHLSELKKSEIIEVHNYKEKGQGAPEKNWKLTTQKIEINLLPQNKNE, from the coding sequence GTGTGTGAAGAGAATAAAAACCACATAGGGTGTTGTGAAGAACCTCTCACCGAAAACATCAAAAAACTACGTAAAATAGCCAAGGCTCTTCACTGCAAAAAAAGATGGGAAATCATATGGATCATTGGAACTGGAACCGCAACCACAAGCCAGATAAAACAACAACTACAAAAACAACAGGAAATCACACAATCATCCCTCTACTACCACCTATCCGAACTAAAAAAATCAGAAATAATAGAAGTACACAACTACAAAGAAAAAGGCCAAGGAGCCCCAGAAAAAAACTGGAAACTCACAACCCAAAAAATAGAGATAAACCTACTACCCCAAAACAAAAACGAATAA
- a CDS encoding DUF5320 domain-containing protein: MKCNCETTEKEPKKETHHNPHHQTTHQCTCGCTCGCTCGCTCGCGEHETHSWRKFVSREEKRQYLEEYKQELEYELSAVKEKLQEL, encoded by the coding sequence ATGAAATGCAACTGCGAAACAACAGAAAAAGAACCAAAAAAAGAAACACACCACAACCCACACCACCAAACAACCCACCAATGCACATGTGGATGTACATGTGGATGTACATGTGGATGTACATGTGGATGTGGAGAACACGAGACACATTCATGGAGAAAATTCGTTTCTAGGGAAGAAAAAAGACAGTATCTAGAGGAATACAAACAAGAACTTGAATACGAGTTATCTGCAGTCAAAGAAAAACTTCAAGAACTATAA
- a CDS encoding InlB B-repeat-containing protein: MSLKDKLMKKRAGVPMAGVFLLVILMVTAGGVGALMVHEGDKLATTEHNPIVFDIHQNSEAVTQGEWADAQANIENPWNATYTVTVDYFLEHNLDAKDIGLACNVTVQLPTGDYINGDDLLDTIYTSTNKLGMDDSVVEDFKIIYHGPAVNQTLSIELMGDVTVDKIHGPECPLITEDDVFNLTVNFNGELGEVVKDGEPASDGAVQEYDAGTQVILNATPNDGMVFTGWSGDVESYEYEITVTMNSDKTVTANFMEAPEVPDCDLFSDIGEQVNIILDCGELEGDMKVFSSVWDPTPGLPAADVLFDEGEAEFTFGKANSGADLQVPTAFYNAACAGDTIFTVNDTEFTFSEKIENEEVFFVYTC; the protein is encoded by the coding sequence ATGTCTTTAAAGGATAAGTTGATGAAGAAACGTGCCGGTGTACCAATGGCCGGTGTATTCCTCCTAGTAATACTCATGGTAACAGCAGGTGGAGTCGGCGCCCTAATGGTACACGAAGGCGATAAACTAGCAACAACAGAACACAACCCCATAGTGTTCGACATACACCAGAATAGCGAAGCGGTGACTCAGGGTGAGTGGGCTGACGCACAAGCAAACATAGAGAACCCATGGAACGCAACATACACAGTAACAGTAGATTACTTCTTAGAACATAATCTAGATGCTAAGGATATTGGTTTGGCTTGTAACGTAACAGTACAACTACCTACAGGTGACTACATAAATGGTGATGACCTACTTGACACAATCTACACTTCGACAAATAAATTAGGTATGGATGATAGTGTAGTTGAGGACTTTAAGATAATTTATCATGGACCAGCAGTTAATCAAACACTATCCATCGAGTTGATGGGTGACGTAACAGTAGACAAGATACACGGACCAGAATGCCCATTAATTACTGAGGACGATGTTTTTAATTTAACTGTGAACTTCAACGGTGAGCTAGGAGAGGTAGTTAAAGACGGTGAGCCAGCTAGTGATGGTGCTGTTCAGGAGTATGATGCTGGTACTCAAGTGATACTCAATGCAACTCCAAATGATGGCATGGTTTTCACAGGTTGGAGCGGGGATGTCGAGTCATATGAGTATGAAATAACTGTTACAATGAACAGTGATAAAACAGTTACAGCAAACTTCATGGAAGCGCCTGAAGTGCCTGATTGTGATTTGTTTAGTGATATCGGAGAACAGGTGAATATAATCTTAGATTGCGGTGAATTAGAAGGAGATATGAAAGTATTTAGTAGTGTCTGGGATCCAACTCCAGGTCTCCCTGCTGCTGATGTATTGTTTGATGAAGGTGAAGCAGAATTTACTTTTGGTAAAGCTAACAGCGGGGCAGACTTGCAAGTACCAACAGCCTTCTATAACGCTGCATGTGCAGGAGACACGATATTCACAGTGAACGACACCGAATTTACGTTCTCAGAGAAGATTGAGAATGAGGAGGTTTTCTTCGTATACACCTGTTAA
- a CDS encoding DUF4198 domain-containing protein, whose amino-acid sequence MVGRGFSLVSVCGLVVCLLIVLVGFGGVVSSSEDQVDVDVVQTTSVVVQGEPADADVLITNDGNSSIEVDITFWLVGEIGDGENLEFDVDDVTLILLEDGEVRVMPHQFEKTFLIESNSTEHVEFKIYYHGVPTAEHLKIWLVGDLSANVVDDNGDDGDVNGESPVSPPGTPSPGSPVDPGDDVVLDPVELGLEMFNDNWGLSSVLVDGKPSLNLVFENENQVRFVLNGSGWDGEDLGVVVDGHGVGDTLYVEAEYVDGSHVAVLNLTAFELGEKIGSVFVGDLDVGVEGILDGEPAGYLSSVMLVENDLELSFEGDLHVGGEVVFTVKVDGEAVEGAVVSSGDFESITDGDGEAVVVFDEPGTYVVNAGMDNMVLDGELLVYNVGSVEVDVSEDRGLFGWILGFALVIGVLLLFLVLARRRKPVEG is encoded by the coding sequence ATGGTTGGAAGAGGTTTTTCTTTGGTGTCGGTATGTGGTTTGGTGGTTTGTTTGTTGATAGTGTTGGTTGGGTTTGGTGGTGTGGTGTCTTCTAGTGAGGATCAGGTGGATGTTGATGTTGTTCAGACTACGTCTGTTGTTGTTCAGGGTGAGCCTGCCGATGCGGATGTGTTGATTACTAATGATGGGAATTCATCTATTGAGGTGGATATAACTTTCTGGTTGGTTGGAGAGATCGGTGATGGTGAGAACCTTGAGTTTGATGTGGACGATGTTACCTTAATTTTATTGGAGGATGGTGAGGTTCGGGTTATGCCTCATCAATTCGAAAAGACATTTTTGATTGAGTCAAACTCTACGGAGCATGTTGAGTTTAAGATATATTATCATGGTGTTCCAACTGCTGAGCATTTAAAGATATGGCTGGTTGGAGATCTTTCAGCAAATGTTGTTGATGATAATGGTGATGATGGTGATGTGAATGGTGAATCTCCGGTTAGTCCACCTGGAACTCCTTCACCTGGTAGTCCTGTTGATCCTGGTGATGATGTTGTTTTAGATCCAGTTGAGTTGGGTTTGGAGATGTTTAATGATAACTGGGGTTTGTCTTCGGTTTTAGTTGATGGTAAACCTAGCTTGAACTTGGTTTTTGAGAATGAGAACCAGGTTAGGTTTGTTTTGAATGGTTCTGGTTGGGATGGTGAGGATCTTGGTGTTGTTGTAGATGGTCATGGTGTTGGTGACACTCTGTATGTTGAGGCTGAGTATGTTGATGGGAGCCATGTTGCTGTTCTTAATTTAACTGCTTTTGAGCTTGGTGAGAAGATAGGTTCTGTGTTTGTTGGTGACCTTGATGTTGGTGTTGAGGGTATATTGGATGGTGAACCTGCTGGGTATTTAAGTTCGGTTATGCTTGTTGAAAATGACCTTGAGCTTTCGTTTGAAGGTGACTTACATGTTGGTGGTGAGGTGGTTTTCACTGTAAAAGTTGATGGTGAAGCTGTTGAAGGGGCTGTTGTCTCCAGTGGTGATTTTGAATCAATAACCGATGGTGATGGTGAGGCTGTGGTTGTTTTTGATGAACCTGGGACCTATGTGGTGAATGCGGGTATGGATAACATGGTTTTGGATGGTGAGTTGTTGGTTTACAATGTGGGGAGTGTCGAGGTTGATGTCTCTGAGGACAGGGGGTTATTTGGCTGGATTTTAGGGTTTGCGCTTGTAATTGGAGTTTTACTCCTGTTTCTAGTTTTGGCTAGAAGGAGAAAACCAGTGGAGGGGTGA
- a CDS encoding carbonic anhydrase produces the protein MSKIPKFVTAINCMDGRVQEPVIKKLKKDHNAQNIDMLTIPAPSKIIAENKDKPKIQTIKEELKISTQKHNSNLIAIIAHHDCAGTTKNKKGQIKDTKKAIKTIKKWGYNTKTIGLWVDKNWQAHKIK, from the coding sequence GTGTCCAAAATCCCAAAATTCGTAACCGCAATAAACTGCATGGACGGAAGAGTCCAAGAACCAGTAATAAAAAAACTAAAAAAAGACCACAACGCACAAAACATAGACATGCTCACAATCCCAGCACCAAGCAAAATAATAGCCGAAAACAAAGACAAACCAAAAATCCAAACAATAAAAGAAGAACTAAAAATCTCAACACAAAAACACAACTCAAACCTAATAGCAATAATCGCCCACCACGACTGCGCAGGAACAACAAAAAACAAAAAAGGCCAAATAAAAGACACAAAAAAAGCAATAAAAACAATCAAAAAATGGGGATACAACACAAAAACAATCGGCCTATGGGTAGACAAAAACTGGCAAGCACACAAAATAAAATAA
- a CDS encoding FeoA family protein, translated as MSTGTRLLRFAAGLFSMDGDVGSGVDVGSGVVSLDCLDSGCVGVIKEAPDHSLLAPLGLRVGKEVKVVSRQVFGGPVVVEVDGRASAVDRGLCCEIKIEPVDDLNVS; from the coding sequence ATGTCGACTGGAACAAGGTTGTTAAGGTTTGCGGCAGGGTTGTTTAGTATGGATGGTGATGTAGGTAGTGGTGTTGATGTAGGTAGTGGTGTTGTTTCTTTGGATTGTTTGGATTCTGGTTGTGTTGGTGTTATTAAGGAGGCTCCTGACCATTCTTTGTTGGCTCCTCTTGGCCTTCGGGTTGGTAAGGAGGTTAAGGTTGTTTCTAGACAGGTTTTTGGTGGACCGGTTGTGGTTGAGGTTGATGGTAGGGCTTCGGCTGTTGATCGGGGTCTTTGTTGTGAGATAAAGATTGAGCCTGTCGATGATTTGAATGTCAGTTGA